One window of the Xenopus tropicalis strain Nigerian chromosome 10, UCB_Xtro_10.0, whole genome shotgun sequence genome contains the following:
- the LOC101730829 gene encoding deoxynucleoside triphosphate triphosphohydrolase SAMHD1-like, giving the protein MINFISFNLDILNVFNDPIHGHIELHPLLVRIIDTPEFQRLRYIKQLGGIYYVYPGASHNRFEHSIGVGHLAGCLARELRDRQPELNITDTDILCVQIAGLCHDLGHGPFSHLFESKFMSYKRDLQQQKLPTTAIKHEDLSIKMFDHLIESNHLKAELSDQEITEPDLTFIKELIMGCPLSDKLKLDPWPYEGRPVEKMFLYQIVANKENGIDVDKFDYLARDCYHLGIQNSFDYKRFLKFARVCDVGNRKHICVRDKEVWNLYNMFYTRYGLYRRTCHHRVVNVIEIMIGEAFGKADKYFKIKGSKVKVDSEVKVELLTISGAVNDMVAYTKLTDAIFLQILYSSDPNLSAAKEILEKIVHRKFYSYLGEATSNPTSKQTPDKIKLSGELATAVKRGDPNLRCTEEDFVVDVFVLDYGMKEKNPIDKVYFYSKNNPREAFNIRREEVSYLLLVNFSEQIIRAYCKKTDDDNMLKAAKNGFMQLCQDKGFSIRQGGEAEAGEAGAEDG; this is encoded by the exons ATGATAAATTTTATCTCATTTAACTTGGATATCCTGAAT gtgttcAATGACCCAATCCATGGCCACATTGAGTTGCACCCACTGTTAGTCCGTATCATTGACACCCCTGAGTTCCAGCGCCTGAGATACATCAAACAGCTCGGTGGGATCTATTACGTTTACCCTGGGGCTTCTCACAACAGATTTGAGCACTCCATTGG GGTGGGGCACTTGGCAGGATGTCTTGCCCGAGAGTTACGTGACCGACAGCCCGAGCTTAATATTACTGACACAGATATATTGTGTGTACAGATAGCGGGACTTTGCCATGATTTGG GTCACGGGCCATTTTCACATTTGTTTGAAAGCAAATTCATGTCCTACAAAAGGGACTTACAACAACAGAAATTACCTACAACAGCAATTAAG CATGAAGATCTATCCATAAAAATGTTTGATCATCTGATTGAATCCAACCATCTAAAAGCAGAACTCTCTGACCAAGAGATCACTGAGCCTGACCTAACATTTATAAAAGAGCTTATAATGGGCTGCCCATTGTCAGACAAGCTGAAGCTGGAT CCATGGCCATATGAAGGAAGACCAGTAGAGAAAATGTTCCTTTATCAGATTGTGGCCAACAAAGAAAATGGCATTGATGTGGATAAATTTGACTACTTAGCCAG GGACTGTTACCATCTGGGAATTCAGAATAGTTTTGACTACAAGCGATTTCTCAAATTTGCCCGCGTTTGTGATGTTGGTAACAGAAAACACATCTGTGTCCGAGACAAG GAAGTTTGGAATCTGTACAATATGTTCTACACGCGGTATGGCCTGTACCGGAGAACGTGCCACCACAGAGTTGTGAATGTCATTGAGATAAT GATTGGGGAAGCTTTTGGAAAAGCGGACaaatactttaaaataaaaggttcGAAAGTAAAAGTAGATTCGGAAGTAAAAGTAGAGCTTTTAACCATCTCTGGTGCTGTGAATGATATGGTGGCTTATACTAAACTGACAG ATGCAATCTTCCTGCAGATTCTGTATTCAAGTGATCCCAACCTGTCTGCTGCCAAGGAAATCTTAGAGAAGATAGTACACCGCAAGTTTTACAGCTACTTGGGAGAGGCAACTTCCAATCCAACCAGCAAACAAACCCCG GATAAAATTAAGTTATCGGGAGAACTGGCTACAGCTGTTAAAAGAGGAGATCCCAATTTGAGATGTACCGAGGAGGATTTTGTGGTAGAT GTGTTTGTTTTGGATTATGGAATGAAggaaaaaaatcccatagacaaAGTTTACTTCTATAGCAAGAACAACCCAAGGGAAGCATTTAACATCCGGAGAGAAGAG GTCTCCTATCTGCTTCTAGTGAATTTCTCAGAACAGATTATCCGTGCCTACTGCAAAAAAACTGATGATGATAATAtgctgaaagctgcaaagaatggCTTCATGCAGTTGTGCCAGGACAAAGGCTTCTCAATTCGCCAG GGTGGTGAAGCTGAGGCTGGAGAAGCTGGGGCTGAAGATGGTTAA